Proteins from one Podarcis raffonei isolate rPodRaf1 chromosome 1, rPodRaf1.pri, whole genome shotgun sequence genomic window:
- the LOC128418021 gene encoding membrane-spanning 4-domains subfamily A member 15-like isoform X2, whose product MSTTVTECGNVRIISKVVQPGQQEAGTANTSGTTVTVSHGASTYSKNTKNMLPKALGTVQIVVGAIEICFGVALTVAQEDSKTLTVKSGLYFWFGILLLISGSLLVEMEKRDLQWLMKASSAANLLVCVAALVAVILHSTEIAQTHQQGDLCGDSDMHYGYCFSSVKTLIYGLNAVFIIFSVLELCIAVAALVVGSRSAQQLLYRQMAS is encoded by the exons ATGTCCACCACTGTGACAGAATGCGGAAACGTGAGGATCATCTCAAAAGTCGTTCAGCCAGGCCAGCAGGAAGCAGGCACAGCAAATACGTCAGGAACTACTGTCACTGTATCACACGGTGCATCAACCTATAGCAAAAACACCAAGAATATGCTTCCCAAGGCCCTTGGG ACTGTGCAGATCGTCGTGGGGGCTATAGAGATATGTTTTGGAGTTGCCCTGACAGTAGCACAAGAAGATTCAAAGACCCTGACTGTGAAGAGTGGGCTCTACTTCTGGTTCGGGATCTTG cTCCTGATCTCTGGGTCATTGTTGGTAGAAATGGAGAAAAGAGATCTTCAATGGCTG ATGAAAGCTAGTTCCGCTGCCAACTTGCTAGTTTGTGTTGCTGCATTGGTTGCTGTAATCCTCCATAGTACTGAGATTGCACAAACCCATCAACAAGGAGATTTGTGTGGCGATTCTGATATGCATTATGGTTATTGCTTCAGTTCTGTTAAG ACGCTGATATATGGTCTGAACGCGGTGTTTATCATCTTTTCGGTTCTTGAACTGTGCATAGCTGTCGCTGCCCTGGTAGTTGGATCCAGATCTGCACAACAACTCCTCTATCGGCAGATG GCATCGTGA
- the LOC128402609 gene encoding olfactory receptor 9G4-like codes for MVMMETEGNRTHLTNFILMGFTTDPLLRILFFVLFLLSYTLTLTGNLGLITLIYLDSRLHTPMYFFVGSLSFLDIWYSSVYTPRILYDCVSENNGMSLAGCAAQFFFSAGLAYSECFLLAAMAYDRYVAICKPLLYTTAMPKKLCTQLVIGSYVAGFANAIVHTGNTFRLSFCGSNIINHYFCDAPPLVKMACDDTRVYELILAAVIGCNVLATTALILGCYAGIVAAIIRIRSAAGRRKAFSTCSAHLLSVSLYYGSILLMYSRPSSQHTPNADKANALFYTVVNPLVNPFIYSLRNKDVKAAFKKVIGRFIAPK; via the coding sequence ATGGTGATGATGGAAACTGAAGGCAACCGCACACATCTTACCAACTTCATCTTGATGGGTTTCACAACAGATCCACTCCTGAGGATCCTCTTCTTTGTTCTGTTCCTGCTCTCGTACACTCTCACATTGACTGGAAACCTGGGTCTCATCACACTGATCTACCTAGATTCCCGCTTGCACACACCCATGTATTTCTTTGTGGGCAGCCTTTCCTTCCTGGATATCTGGTACTCCTCCGTCTACACTCCCCGGATCCTGTACGACTGTGTGTCTGAGAACAACGGCATGAGCCTGGCAGGCTGTGCAGCTCAGTTCTTCTTCTCAGCTGGCTTGGCCTACAGTGAATGTTTCCTGCTAGCTGCCATGGCCTATGACCGCTATGTGGCCATCTGCAAACCACTTCTCTATACCACTGCTATGCCTAAGAAGCTCTGCACCCAGTTGGTCATTGGCTCTTATGTAGCTGGCTTTGCTAATGCTATTGTACATACAGGAAACACTTTTCGGCTAAGcttttgtgggagcaacattATCAACCACTACTTTTGTGATGCGCCACCACTCGTGAAGATGGCCTGTGATGATACCCGGGTCTATGAACTCATATTGGCTGCAGTCATTGGTTGCAATGTGCTGGCAACCACTGCCCTCATCCTGGGCTGCTACGCAGGCATTGTGGCAGCCATCATACGCATCCGCTCAGCTGCAGGACGGCGCAAGGCCTTCTCCACTTGCTCTGCCCACCTACTCTCTGTCTCCCTCTACTATGGCTCCATCCTCCTCATGTATTCCCGACCAAGCTCACAACACACTCCAAATGCAGACAAGGCAAATGCTCTTTTCTACACCGTGGTCAACCCCCTGGTCAACCCCTTCATTTACAGCTTGCGCAACAAAGATGTGAAGGCAGCCTTCAAGAAAGTCATTGGAAGATTCATAGCACCCAAATGA
- the LOC128418021 gene encoding uncharacterized protein LOC128418021 isoform X1: protein MCLLHKKNSGSRKAVHERQLIAPFCPLLDPGHSFPGRESQAKAKLRRIPRDHLHGRHQERSRGGKHYPDTGPGAFQKGETNLCKPRILQASTTSSQTVQIVVGAIEICFGVALTVAQEDSKTLTVKSGLYFWFGILLLISGSLLVEMEKRDLQWLMKASSAANLLVCVAALVAVILHSTEIAQTHQQGDLCGDSDMHYGYCFSSVKTLIYGLNAVFIIFSVLELCIAVAALVVGSRSAQQLLYRQMAS from the exons ATGTGTTTACTGCACAAGAAGAACTCCGGGAGCAGAAAGGCAGTTCACGAACGCCAACTAATAGCTCCATTCTGCCCCCTGCTGGATCCTGGCCATTCGTTTCCAGGGAGAGAAAGTCAGGCGAAAGCTAAGCTCAGGAGGATCCCTCGCGACCATTTGCACGGGAGACACCAAGAGAGAAGCAGAGGCGGTAAACATTATCCAGACACGGGTCCTGGCGCCTTCCAAAAGGGCGAGACCAACCTCTGCAAACCCCGCATTTTGCAGGCGAGCACGACTTCATCGCAG ACTGTGCAGATCGTCGTGGGGGCTATAGAGATATGTTTTGGAGTTGCCCTGACAGTAGCACAAGAAGATTCAAAGACCCTGACTGTGAAGAGTGGGCTCTACTTCTGGTTCGGGATCTTG cTCCTGATCTCTGGGTCATTGTTGGTAGAAATGGAGAAAAGAGATCTTCAATGGCTG ATGAAAGCTAGTTCCGCTGCCAACTTGCTAGTTTGTGTTGCTGCATTGGTTGCTGTAATCCTCCATAGTACTGAGATTGCACAAACCCATCAACAAGGAGATTTGTGTGGCGATTCTGATATGCATTATGGTTATTGCTTCAGTTCTGTTAAG ACGCTGATATATGGTCTGAACGCGGTGTTTATCATCTTTTCGGTTCTTGAACTGTGCATAGCTGTCGCTGCCCTGGTAGTTGGATCCAGATCTGCACAACAACTCCTCTATCGGCAGATG GCATCGTGA